A single Streptomyces sp. Edi2 DNA region contains:
- a CDS encoding chaplin, producing the protein MKRFVKAAAVSAASCAVVLSGAGIASASGDGHHGGRGHNHFRSDHRALYNHRSGANAAGFAAGSPGILSGNNVQVPINIPINICGNSLSVAALLNPAFGNVCLNR; encoded by the coding sequence ATGAAGCGCTTTGTCAAGGCCGCCGCGGTGAGTGCGGCCAGCTGCGCCGTAGTGCTGAGTGGCGCAGGCATTGCCTCAGCCAGCGGAGACGGTCACCACGGCGGTCGTGGTCACAACCACTTCCGCAGTGACCACCGTGCCCTCTACAACCACCGCTCCGGCGCCAACGCGGCGGGCTTTGCCGCAGGCTCCCCGGGCATCCTCAGTGGCAACAATGTCCAGGTTCCGATCAACATTCCGATCAACATCTGCGGCAACAGCCTCAGCGTTGCCGCGTTGCTGAACCCGGCCTTCGGGAACGTCTGCCTGAACCGGTGA
- a CDS encoding helix-turn-helix domain-containing protein has product MSQDSAAVPDAARKLAARRRREIVAVLLFSGGPIFESSIPLSVFGIDRQDAGVPRYRLLVCAGEDAPLRTTGGLELSAPYGLEAISRAGTVVVPAWRSITQAPPPAALDALRRAHEEGARIVGLCTGAFVLAAAGLLDGRPATTHWMYAPTLAKRYPSVHVDPRELFVDDGDVLTSAGTAAGIDLCLHIVRTDHGADAANALARRLVVPPRRTASDMGHQRYLDRSLPEEIGADPLAEVVAWALEHLHEQFDVETLAARAYMSRRTFDRRFRSLTGSAPLQWLITQRVLQAQRLLETSDYSVDEVAGRCGFRSPVALRGHFRRQLGASPAAYRAAYRARRPQNGAAEPALRPERAERAERPERERAALGAGAERFSAAALAGHGLGSAEAGEAGKPQSDVYASRLPETAVGRGTVRPVLPGQRERPVG; this is encoded by the coding sequence ATGAGCCAGGACTCCGCTGCCGTACCAGATGCCGCACGCAAGCTCGCCGCCCGACGACGCCGCGAAATAGTCGCGGTGCTCCTCTTCAGCGGCGGCCCCATTTTCGAGAGCTCCATTCCGCTCTCGGTCTTCGGCATCGACCGACAGGACGCAGGCGTTCCGCGGTACCGGCTGCTTGTGTGCGCGGGCGAAGATGCGCCTTTGCGCACGACCGGGGGGCTCGAACTGTCCGCCCCCTATGGGCTGGAGGCGATCTCCCGTGCCGGGACGGTCGTCGTGCCGGCCTGGCGCTCCATCACCCAGGCGCCGCCGCCCGCGGCGCTCGACGCGCTGCGCCGCGCGCATGAAGAAGGGGCCAGAATCGTCGGGTTGTGCACGGGGGCGTTCGTCCTCGCCGCGGCCGGACTGCTGGACGGCCGTCCGGCAACGACCCACTGGATGTACGCGCCGACGCTCGCCAAGCGTTATCCGTCCGTCCATGTGGATCCCCGTGAGCTCTTCGTCGACGACGGCGATGTGCTCACGTCCGCGGGAACGGCGGCCGGCATCGACCTGTGTCTGCACATCGTGCGCACCGACCACGGCGCGGACGCCGCGAACGCGCTGGCCCGCCGGCTCGTCGTGCCGCCCCGCCGCACCGCGTCCGATATGGGGCACCAGCGCTACCTCGACAGGTCATTACCTGAAGAGATCGGCGCCGACCCGCTGGCCGAGGTCGTCGCCTGGGCGCTGGAACACCTCCACGAGCAGTTCGACGTGGAGACGCTGGCCGCGCGCGCGTACATGAGCCGCCGCACCTTCGACCGGCGCTTCAGGTCCCTGACGGGGAGCGCTCCGCTGCAGTGGCTGATCACTCAGCGGGTACTGCAGGCCCAGCGGCTGCTGGAGACCTCCGACTATTCGGTGGACGAGGTCGCCGGGCGCTGCGGCTTCCGCTCGCCGGTCGCCCTGCGCGGCCACTTCCGCAGGCAGCTGGGCGCCTCGCCCGCCGCCTACCGGGCGGCCTACCGCGCACGGCGGCCGCAGAACGGGGCGGCCGAGCCCGCGCTCAGACCGGAGCGGGCCGAGCGCGCCGAGCGGCCGGAGCGTGAGCGGGCGGCCCTGGGGGCGGGCGCGGAGCGGTTCTCCGCCGCCGCGCTGGCCGGCCACGGCCTGGGCTCCGCCGAAGCGGGCGAAGCGGGCAAACCGCAGTCGGATGTGTACGCCTCCCGGCTGCCGGAAACCGCGGTGGGGAGGGGAACCGTCCGCCCCGTGCTGCCCGGACAGCGCGAGCGCCCCGTAGGGTGA
- a CDS encoding response regulator transcription factor, with amino-acid sequence MARVLVVEDDQFVRSALIRHLTEAAHSVRSVGTALEALREVAHVGFDVVILDLGLPDLDGGEALKMLRGITDVPVIIATARDDEAEIVRLLNDGADDYLTKPFSVEHLSARMTAVLRRSRAAAAGADAPSRVIRVGGLSIDPLRRQAELDGASLDLTRREFDLLAFLAGRPGVVVPRKELLAEVWQQSYGDDQTIDVHLSWLRRKLGETAARPRYLHTLRGVGVKLEPPR; translated from the coding sequence ATGGCACGTGTGCTCGTCGTCGAGGACGACCAGTTCGTACGCTCGGCCCTGATCCGGCATCTGACCGAGGCCGCCCACTCGGTACGCAGCGTCGGTACCGCTCTGGAGGCGCTTCGCGAGGTGGCGCACGTCGGCTTCGACGTCGTCATCCTCGACCTCGGCCTGCCCGATCTCGACGGTGGCGAGGCGCTGAAGATGCTCCGCGGCATCACCGATGTCCCTGTGATCATCGCCACCGCCCGCGACGACGAGGCCGAGATCGTCCGGCTGCTGAACGACGGTGCCGACGACTACCTCACCAAGCCGTTCTCCGTCGAGCACCTGTCGGCCCGGATGACGGCCGTACTGCGCCGCTCGCGGGCCGCCGCGGCCGGCGCGGATGCGCCCTCCCGGGTGATCCGGGTCGGCGGCCTGTCCATCGACCCGCTGCGCCGGCAGGCCGAACTCGACGGCGCCTCCCTCGATCTGACCCGCAGGGAGTTCGACCTGCTGGCCTTCCTCGCCGGGCGCCCCGGCGTCGTCGTCCCCCGCAAGGAACTCCTCGCCGAGGTCTGGCAGCAGTCCTACGGCGACGACCAGACCATCGACGTCCATCTGTCCTGGCTGCGCCGCAAGCTGGGCGAAACCGCGGCGCGGCCCCGGTACCTGCACACGCTGCGGGGCGTGGGCGTGAAGCTGGAGCCACCGCGGTGA
- a CDS encoding AraC family transcriptional regulator: MVKKRQDGREPSPEIPEVAFSAPAGRPTGVEVLTLAELRARADACRLSAPHRPGFHHLLVLDGGRLVHSVDFREHVLAPGDLLWSRPGQVQHFGDLTGAEGRLVLFEAGFLDPATAAAARVEDWYGPPVRHPEGAAARGVDEAMRQLHGEFGSPVGLPLEVHLDVLRHLLAVLVLRAAHPGGEADGAGDGTCAASAAYLRFRDAVERDFTRSRRVADYARALGYAPRTLSRATEAVAGVGAKEFIDRRVALEAKRLLAHGDRSAARIADRLGFADATNFSKFFQRQTGSTPIAFRTAVRSGAA, encoded by the coding sequence ATGGTCAAAAAGCGACAGGACGGCCGGGAGCCGTCGCCGGAGATCCCGGAGGTGGCGTTCTCCGCGCCGGCCGGGCGGCCGACGGGGGTGGAGGTGCTGACGCTCGCGGAGCTGAGGGCGCGCGCGGACGCCTGCCGGCTGTCCGCCCCGCACCGGCCCGGCTTCCACCATCTGCTGGTCCTGGACGGCGGCCGGCTGGTGCACAGCGTCGACTTCCGGGAGCACGTCCTCGCGCCGGGCGACCTGCTGTGGTCGCGCCCCGGGCAGGTCCAGCACTTCGGTGATCTGACGGGCGCGGAGGGGCGGCTGGTGCTCTTCGAGGCCGGCTTCCTGGATCCGGCGACCGCGGCCGCGGCCCGGGTCGAGGACTGGTACGGGCCGCCCGTACGGCACCCCGAGGGCGCCGCGGCCCGGGGAGTGGACGAGGCGATGCGGCAGCTGCACGGGGAGTTCGGGTCGCCGGTCGGGCTGCCGCTGGAGGTCCATCTCGATGTGCTGCGGCATCTGCTGGCCGTACTGGTGCTGCGGGCCGCGCATCCGGGCGGGGAGGCGGACGGGGCCGGGGACGGAACCTGTGCGGCGAGCGCGGCCTATCTGCGCTTCCGGGACGCGGTGGAGCGGGACTTCACCCGCAGCCGGCGGGTCGCCGACTACGCCCGCGCGCTGGGCTATGCGCCGCGCACCCTCTCCCGGGCCACCGAGGCCGTTGCCGGGGTGGGGGCCAAGGAGTTCATCGACCGGCGGGTGGCGCTGGAGGCCAAGCGGCTGCTGGCGCACGGCGACCGTTCCGCGGCCCGGATCGCGGACCGGCTGGGCTTCGCCGACGCCACCAACTTCAGCAAGTTCTTCCAGCGGCAGACGGGCAGCACCCCGATCGCCTTCCGCACGGCGGTACGCAGCGGTGCGGCCTGA
- the orn gene encoding oligoribonuclease, which yields MNDRMVWIDCEMTGLSLANDALIEVAALVTDSELNVLGDGVDVVIRPPAEALGTMPEVVRQMHTTSGLLEELDGGTTLEAAEAQVLAYIKQHVPEPRKAPLCGNSVGTDRGFLLRDMPTLEDYLHYRIVDVSSVKELARRWYPRAYFNSPDKSGNHRALADIRESIAELRYYREAVFVPQPGPDSDTAKAIAAKHVLPAEPQSTP from the coding sequence ATGAACGATCGCATGGTGTGGATCGACTGCGAGATGACCGGCCTCTCGCTGGCGAATGACGCGCTCATCGAGGTGGCCGCTCTGGTCACCGACTCGGAGCTGAATGTGCTGGGCGACGGGGTGGATGTGGTGATCCGCCCCCCGGCCGAAGCACTCGGCACCATGCCGGAGGTGGTGCGCCAGATGCACACCACCTCCGGGCTGCTGGAGGAACTGGACGGCGGCACGACGCTGGAGGCGGCCGAGGCACAGGTGCTTGCGTACATCAAGCAGCATGTGCCGGAGCCGCGGAAGGCGCCGCTGTGCGGTAACTCCGTCGGCACCGACCGCGGCTTCCTGCTGCGGGACATGCCGACGCTGGAGGACTACCTCCACTACCGGATCGTCGATGTCTCGTCCGTGAAGGAGCTGGCCCGGCGCTGGTATCCGCGGGCCTACTTCAACAGCCCGGACAAGAGCGGCAACCACCGGGCGCTGGCGGACATCCGTGAATCCATCGCGGAACTCCGCTACTACCGGGAGGCGGTCTTCGTGCCGCAGCCCGGCCCCGACTCGGACACCGCGAAGGCCATTGCCGCCAAGCACGTCCTTCCTGCCGAGCCGCAGTCCACGCCGTAG
- a CDS encoding universal stress protein, translating to MAGHEIPEPADRKQVADPMADLEAAEKTRHSCDPAFRHGVVVGFDGSMSSERALAYAIGMARRLGSGLIIVHVANRLPTTVWAGCEPPVFVDVPDHRTEVLGLELACADHLTEVPWVLVERGGDICHELEEVGREYEADAIVVGSTHGIVGRIFGSVAGRLARRAQRPVIVIP from the coding sequence ATGGCCGGTCACGAAATCCCCGAACCCGCGGACCGCAAGCAGGTCGCCGATCCGATGGCGGACCTCGAAGCGGCGGAAAAGACGCGCCATTCCTGCGACCCCGCGTTCCGGCACGGCGTCGTGGTCGGCTTCGACGGCTCCATGTCGAGCGAGCGCGCATTGGCGTATGCAATCGGTATGGCCCGGCGCCTCGGCTCCGGGTTGATCATCGTCCATGTGGCCAACCGGCTGCCGACGACCGTCTGGGCGGGCTGCGAGCCCCCGGTCTTCGTGGACGTGCCGGATCACCGCACCGAAGTGCTCGGTCTGGAGCTGGCCTGCGCCGATCACCTCACCGAGGTCCCCTGGGTCCTCGTCGAGCGCGGCGGCGACATCTGCCACGAGCTGGAGGAGGTCGGCCGGGAGTACGAGGCCGACGCGATCGTGGTCGGCTCGACCCACGGCATCGTCGGCCGGATCTTCGGCTCGGTGGCCGGCCGGCTCGCCCGCCGGGCGCAGCGCCCGGTGATCGTGATCCCCTGA
- a CDS encoding NAD(P)H-binding protein: MSTIALFGANGTIGSRILHEALRRGHRVTAVVRDPAKITTTHPDLTVTTGDALDPASVAAAARGRDVLVSAVGGGDGPGHTATIRPAAESLVAGLRTLGDTAPRLISVGGAGSLRTPDGARVWDAEGLPAFLLEIMHAHGDALDFYRSVVDVRWTSLSPAATIEPGERTGSYRTALDDLITDAEGTSRITAEDYAVAVVDEIEQPRHIGKRFTVAY; the protein is encoded by the coding sequence ATGTCCACGATCGCGCTCTTCGGGGCCAACGGCACCATCGGAAGCCGCATCCTCCACGAGGCCCTGCGGCGCGGCCACCGGGTCACCGCGGTCGTCCGCGACCCCGCGAAGATCACCACCACCCACCCTGACCTGACCGTGACCACCGGCGACGCCCTTGACCCGGCCTCCGTCGCCGCCGCGGCCCGGGGCCGGGACGTCCTGGTCAGCGCGGTCGGCGGCGGCGACGGACCGGGGCACACCGCCACGATCAGGCCCGCCGCCGAGTCCCTTGTCGCCGGGCTGCGCACCCTCGGCGACACGGCGCCCCGGCTGATCTCCGTCGGCGGCGCCGGCTCGCTGCGCACGCCGGACGGCGCGCGGGTCTGGGACGCGGAAGGCCTTCCCGCCTTCCTGCTGGAGATCATGCACGCCCACGGCGACGCCCTGGACTTCTACCGCTCCGTCGTCGATGTGCGCTGGACCAGCCTCAGCCCGGCCGCCACCATCGAGCCCGGCGAACGCACCGGCAGCTACCGCACCGCCCTCGACGACCTGATCACCGACGCCGAGGGCACCAGCCGGATCACCGCCGAGGACTACGCCGTCGCCGTCGTCGACGAAATAGAGCAGCCCCGCCACATCGGCAAGCGCTTCACCGTCGCCTACTGA
- a CDS encoding HAMP domain-containing sensor histidine kinase, translated as MRWALVKVALAVTAMVVVAFAVPLGLVVKELARDRAYSNAERQAATIGPVLAITTDRTQLERAVASAETGPGGRIGVHVPASGRNGKPAEIGARRAAEKDVAAAAKLGRASISPVPGGSSLLQPTAVASGIAVVEVFVPDAALTKGVATSWVVLAGVGLALVIGSVAVADRLGTRMVRPAERLAGAAHDLGTGKLGVRVPEDGPKELRSAASAFNAMADQVVQLLANERELAADLSHRLRTPLTVLRLNAASLGDTSAAEQTRAAVEQLEREVDQIIRTAREQKAQTRQAAAAAGCDAAEVIRERMDFWSALAEDEGRAVRIAGADRPVRVPVARPELGAALDAMLGNVFRHTPEGTAFAVDVHNAEDAVIVLVSDAGGGIDDPDAALRRGHGGGGAGSTGLGLDIVRRLAESTGGDVRLGRSVLGGTEVRVWLALDDRRARPGTRRGHRLRRTLGIRRRRTARTGS; from the coding sequence GTGAGATGGGCCCTGGTCAAGGTGGCGCTGGCGGTCACCGCCATGGTCGTGGTCGCGTTCGCCGTCCCCCTCGGACTGGTCGTCAAGGAGCTGGCCCGCGACCGCGCCTACTCCAATGCCGAACGGCAGGCCGCCACCATCGGCCCGGTCCTCGCCATCACCACCGACCGCACCCAGCTCGAACGCGCCGTCGCCAGCGCCGAGACCGGACCCGGCGGCCGGATCGGCGTCCATGTCCCGGCGAGCGGCCGGAACGGCAAGCCCGCCGAGATCGGTGCCCGGCGTGCGGCGGAGAAGGATGTGGCGGCCGCCGCCAAGCTCGGCCGGGCGTCCATCTCCCCGGTCCCCGGCGGCTCCTCGCTCCTCCAGCCGACCGCCGTCGCCTCGGGTATCGCCGTCGTCGAGGTCTTCGTGCCCGACGCGGCGCTCACCAAGGGCGTCGCCACCTCCTGGGTGGTGCTCGCCGGGGTCGGCCTCGCGCTGGTCATCGGCTCGGTCGCCGTCGCGGACCGGCTCGGCACCCGCATGGTGCGGCCGGCGGAGCGGCTGGCCGGCGCGGCGCACGACCTCGGCACGGGCAAGCTCGGCGTCCGCGTTCCGGAGGACGGCCCCAAGGAACTGCGGTCCGCGGCCAGCGCCTTCAACGCGATGGCCGACCAGGTCGTCCAACTGCTCGCCAACGAGCGCGAACTGGCCGCCGACCTCTCGCACCGGCTGCGCACCCCGCTGACCGTCCTGCGGCTCAACGCCGCCTCGCTCGGTGACACCTCGGCCGCCGAGCAGACCCGGGCCGCCGTCGAACAGCTGGAGCGCGAGGTCGACCAGATCATCCGCACCGCCCGTGAGCAGAAGGCCCAGACCCGGCAGGCCGCCGCCGCGGCCGGCTGTGACGCCGCCGAGGTGATCCGCGAGCGGATGGACTTCTGGTCGGCGCTCGCCGAGGACGAGGGCCGCGCCGTCCGCATCGCCGGCGCGGACCGCCCCGTACGCGTCCCCGTCGCCCGCCCCGAACTCGGCGCCGCCCTGGACGCGATGCTCGGCAACGTCTTCCGCCACACCCCCGAGGGCACCGCCTTCGCGGTCGATGTCCACAACGCCGAGGACGCGGTGATCGTGCTGGTCTCGGACGCCGGCGGCGGCATCGACGACCCGGACGCGGCGCTGCGCCGCGGGCACGGCGGTGGCGGGGCCGGCTCCACCGGCCTCGGCCTGGACATCGTGCGGCGGCTGGCCGAGTCCACCGGCGGCGATGTGCGCCTCGGCCGCTCCGTCCTCGGCGGCACCGAGGTCCGGGTCTGGCTGGCCCTGGACGACCGGCGCGCCCGTCCCGGCACCCGCCGCGGCCACCGGCTGCGCCGCACGCTCGGCATCCGGCGCCGGCGGACCGCGCGCACCGGCTCCTGA
- the glmS gene encoding glutamine--fructose-6-phosphate transaminase (isomerizing) — MCGIVGYIGKRDVAPLLLEGLQRLEYRGYDSAGIAIHAKGTGKAAGGLKTAKAKGRVRELESRVPKRFAGTTGIAHTRWATHGAPTDENAHPHLDTEGKVAVVHNGIIDNAADLRTRLTAEGVVFASETDTEVLSHLIGRSTAEKLEERVREALRHIEGTYGIAVLHADFPDRIVVARNGSPVVLGIGEHEMFVSSDVAALVSHTRQVVTLDDGEMATLKADDYRTYTTEGSRTSAEPTTVEWEAESYDMGGHDTYMHKEISEQAAAVDRALRGRIDDRFSTVHLGGLNLDAREARGVRRVKILGCGTSYHAGQIGAQMIEELARIPSDAEPASEFRYRNPVVDPDTLYVAVSQSGETYDVLAAVQELKRKGARVLGLVNVVGSAIARETDGGIYVHAGPEVCVVSTKCFTNMVVSFALLALHLGRIRDLSVADGKRIIEGLRKLPGQIDEILKGEEEIKELSAAYSDAKSMMFIGRVRGYPVAREASLKLKEISYIHAEAYPASELKHGPLALIEPAMPTVAIVPDDDLLEKNRAALEEIKARSGRILAVAHQEQEKADHTIIVPKNEPELDPILMGIPLQLLAYHTALALGRDIDKPRNLAKSVTVE, encoded by the coding sequence ATGTGCGGGATCGTCGGCTATATCGGCAAACGTGATGTTGCTCCGCTGCTCCTCGAGGGCCTGCAGCGCCTGGAGTACCGCGGCTACGACTCGGCGGGCATCGCCATCCACGCCAAGGGCACCGGCAAGGCCGCGGGCGGCCTCAAGACCGCCAAGGCCAAGGGCCGGGTCCGGGAGCTGGAGTCACGGGTGCCGAAGCGGTTCGCCGGCACCACGGGCATCGCGCACACCCGCTGGGCCACCCATGGCGCGCCCACCGACGAGAACGCCCACCCGCACCTCGACACCGAGGGCAAGGTCGCCGTCGTCCACAACGGCATCATCGACAACGCCGCCGACCTGCGCACCCGGCTGACCGCCGAGGGCGTCGTCTTCGCCTCCGAGACCGACACCGAGGTGCTGTCCCACCTGATCGGCCGCTCCACGGCCGAGAAGCTGGAGGAGCGGGTCCGCGAGGCGCTGCGGCACATCGAGGGCACCTACGGCATCGCCGTGCTGCACGCCGACTTCCCCGACCGGATCGTCGTCGCCCGCAACGGCTCCCCGGTCGTCCTGGGCATCGGCGAGCACGAGATGTTCGTCTCCTCGGACGTCGCCGCGCTGGTCTCGCACACCCGCCAGGTCGTCACCCTCGACGACGGCGAGATGGCCACCCTCAAGGCCGACGACTACCGCACGTACACCACCGAGGGCTCCCGCACCTCGGCCGAGCCGACCACCGTGGAGTGGGAGGCCGAGTCGTACGACATGGGCGGCCACGACACGTACATGCACAAGGAGATCTCCGAGCAGGCGGCCGCGGTGGACCGCGCGCTGCGCGGGCGGATCGACGACCGCTTCTCCACCGTGCACCTCGGCGGCCTGAACCTCGACGCCCGCGAGGCGCGCGGGGTGCGCCGGGTGAAGATCCTGGGCTGCGGCACCTCGTACCACGCGGGCCAGATCGGCGCGCAGATGATCGAGGAGCTGGCCCGCATCCCCTCGGACGCCGAGCCGGCCTCCGAGTTCCGCTACCGCAACCCGGTCGTGGACCCCGACACGCTATACGTGGCGGTCTCCCAGTCCGGTGAGACCTACGACGTGCTGGCAGCCGTCCAGGAGCTCAAGCGCAAGGGCGCGCGGGTCCTGGGCCTGGTGAATGTGGTGGGCTCCGCGATCGCCCGGGAGACCGACGGCGGCATCTACGTGCACGCGGGCCCCGAGGTCTGTGTGGTCTCCACCAAGTGCTTCACCAACATGGTGGTCTCCTTCGCGCTGCTCGCCCTGCACCTCGGCCGGATCCGTGACCTGTCCGTCGCGGACGGCAAGCGGATCATCGAGGGCCTGCGCAAGCTGCCCGGCCAGATCGACGAGATCCTCAAGGGCGAGGAAGAGATCAAGGAGCTGTCGGCCGCCTACTCGGACGCCAAGTCGATGATGTTCATCGGCCGGGTGCGCGGCTACCCGGTGGCCCGCGAGGCCTCCCTGAAGCTCAAGGAGATCTCCTACATCCACGCCGAGGCCTACCCGGCCTCGGAGCTCAAGCACGGCCCGCTCGCCCTCATCGAGCCCGCGATGCCGACCGTGGCGATCGTCCCCGACGACGACCTGCTGGAGAAGAACCGCGCCGCGCTGGAGGAGATCAAGGCCCGCAGCGGCCGCATCCTGGCCGTCGCGCACCAGGAGCAGGAGAAGGCCGACCACACCATCATCGTGCCGAAGAACGAGCCCGAGCTGGACCCGATCCTGATGGGCATCCCGCTGCAACTGCTCGCCTACCACACGGCATTGGCCCTGGGCCGCGACATCGACAAGCCCCGCAACCTCGCCAAGTCCGTCACGGTGGAGTAG
- a CDS encoding fused MFS/spermidine synthase, with protein sequence MAKSRRGRGGPEPVTESVDGGLAELRPDRDRTRGWTLLIDGAPQSHVDLDDPAYLDFSYQRRLGHVADLAGPAGKPLRAVHLGGGALTLARYVAATRPRSTQQVVEIDAPLVGLVRRQLPWDSGWRIRVRGGDARAGLAKIPDGWADLIIADVFGGARTPAHLTSTEFLTEIHRALRPGGFYAANLADGPPLRFLRGQIATAHTVFPELCLTADPAVLRGKRFGNAVLLAADGPLPVAELTRRAATDPQAGRVEHGRALLDFTGGAAPVTDATALASPAPPAATFD encoded by the coding sequence ATGGCGAAGAGCAGACGCGGGCGCGGCGGGCCGGAGCCCGTCACCGAATCGGTGGACGGCGGGCTTGCCGAGCTACGGCCCGACCGGGACCGGACGCGCGGCTGGACGCTGCTGATCGACGGTGCCCCGCAGTCGCATGTGGACCTCGACGACCCGGCATATCTGGACTTCTCCTATCAGCGGCGGCTCGGGCACGTCGCCGACCTGGCCGGACCCGCGGGCAAACCGCTGCGCGCCGTCCATCTCGGCGGCGGCGCCCTGACCCTGGCCCGCTATGTCGCGGCCACCCGCCCGCGGTCCACCCAGCAGGTGGTGGAGATCGACGCGCCGCTCGTCGGCCTCGTGCGCCGGCAGCTGCCGTGGGACAGCGGCTGGCGGATACGGGTGCGCGGCGGTGACGCCCGGGCCGGTCTGGCGAAGATCCCGGACGGCTGGGCGGACCTGATCATCGCCGATGTCTTCGGCGGTGCGCGCACGCCCGCGCACCTGACCAGCACCGAATTCCTGACGGAGATCCACCGGGCGCTGCGGCCCGGCGGGTTCTACGCGGCGAACCTCGCGGACGGGCCGCCGTTGCGGTTCCTGCGCGGCCAGATCGCCACGGCCCATACGGTCTTCCCCGAGCTGTGCCTGACCGCCGACCCGGCCGTACTGCGCGGCAAACGCTTCGGCAACGCGGTCCTGCTGGCCGCGGACGGGCCGCTGCCGGTCGCCGAACTGACCCGGCGGGCGGCCACCGATCCGCAGGCCGGCCGGGTCGAACACGGCCGGGCGCTGCTGGACTTCACCGGCGGCGCGGCACCGGTCACCGACGCCACGGCTCTCGCCTCACCCGCCCCGCCGGCCGCAACCTTCGACTGA